In a genomic window of Heterodontus francisci isolate sHetFra1 chromosome 21, sHetFra1.hap1, whole genome shotgun sequence:
- the LOC137381066 gene encoding involucrin-like yields the protein MNEREMVTDRMSRRDGVTDRLNEKVGLTERMTERDVVTDFMNEREGLTDRMNERDGVTEHMNERKGVTDRMDEREGVTVHMNEGKGVSNPMNESDGVPDHMNERDGLPGPMNERDGVTERMNERNGVTDHMNERDGVPDRMNESEEVTDRMNNVDGLSDPINERELSAERMDERNVLTNCMNERDGVTDCVNEREGLTERMNGRDVVTDRMNEGEMVTDRMNEREMVTDRMNEREGLTECMNERDVLTECMNEREEVTDCVNLTEGVIDHTNRRDGLTGRMNERNGVTDHMNERGGVPDRMNESEGVMDCMNNGERLSDTINERERPAERMDERDVLTDRINERDRVTDSMNEREGLTEFKTGGMG from the coding sequence atgaacgaaagagagatggtgacagatcgtatgagcagaagagatggggtgacagaccgtTTGAACGAGAAAgtggggctgacagagcgtatgaccgAAAGAGATGTGGTGACAGACTTCATGAATGAAAGAGAagggctgacagaccgtatgaacgaacgagacggggtgacagagcatatgaacgaaagaaaaggggtgacagaccgtatggacGAAAGAGAGGGAGTTACAGTGCATATGAACGAAGGAAAGGGGGTGTCAAATCCTATGAACGAAAGCgacggggtgccagaccatatgaacgaacgaGACGGGTTGCCAGGACCTATGAATGAAAGGGACGGAGTGACAGAACGTATGAACGAAAGAAACGGGGTGACggaccatatgaatgaaagagatggggtgccagaccgtatgaatgaaagcgAGGAGGTAACGGACCGCATGAACAACGTAGATGGGCTATCAGACCCTATTAATGAAAGAGAGCTGTCTGCAGAGCGTATGGACGAAAGAAACGTGTTGACaaactgtatgaacgaaagagatggggtgacagactgtGTGAATGAAAGAGAGGGGCTAACAGAGCGTATGAATGGGAGGGAcgtggtgacagaccgtatgaacgaaggagagatggtgacagatcgtatgaatgaaagagagatggtgacagatcgtatgaatgaaagagaggggctgacagagtgtatgaacgaaagagatgtGTTGACAGAATGCATGAACGAAAGAGAGGAGGTAACAGACTGTGTGAACTTAACAGAAGGGGTGATAGACCATACAAACAGAAGAGACGGGCTGACGggccgtatgaacgaaagaaacggggtgacggaccatatgaatgaaagaggcggggtgccagaccgtatgaacgaaagcgaGGGGGTAATGGACTGTATGAACAATGGAGAGCGGCTATCAGACACTATTAATGAAAGAGAGCGGCCGGCAGAGCGTATGGACGAAAGAGACGTGTTGACAGACCGTATaaacgaaagagacagggtgacagacagtatgaatgaaagagaggggctgacagagtttAAAACGGGAGGaatggggtga